A genomic stretch from Aedes albopictus strain Foshan chromosome 2, AalbF5, whole genome shotgun sequence includes:
- the LOC109405904 gene encoding uncharacterized protein LOC109405904 isoform X2, whose product MSKSATVLVLFTVALLVALAGAAKEKHIKYKEKDLMRKSIVYDKNTPDVFYCPMNKPTGMDKMIVRSRPLHKLCEFEGKPLPPDYKSDCYKDLDESDYACKEKYRIMKRYAKDNTEI is encoded by the exons ATGAGCAAATCGGCGACTGTGCTGGTACTTTTCACCGTGGCACTGCTGGTGGCGTTGGCCGGTGCCGCCAAGGAAAAACACATCAAGTACAAGGAGAAAGACCTGATGCGAAAGTCGATCGTCTACGACAAGAACACACCGGACGTGTTCTACTGCCCGATGAACAAGCCCACCGGGATGGACAAGATGATTGTGAG ATCACGCCCACTTCACAAACTGTGTGAGTTTGAGGGAAAACCTCTGCCCCCGGACTACAAATCTGACTGCTACAAGGATCTGGATGAGAGCGACTACGCGTGCAAAGAAAAATACAGAATCATG aaacgttacgccaAAGATAATACCGAGATCTAA
- the LOC109405904 gene encoding uncharacterized protein LOC109405904 isoform X1, with the protein MSKSATVLVLFTVALLVALAGAAKEKHIKYKEKDLMRKSIVYDKNTPDVFYCPMNKPTGMDKMIVRSRPLHKLCEFEGKPLPPDYKSDCYKDLDESDYACKEKYRIMMRMHPPGSDAPFNGSRLSRFMDMDDDMKRIKNKKHH; encoded by the exons ATGAGCAAATCGGCGACTGTGCTGGTACTTTTCACCGTGGCACTGCTGGTGGCGTTGGCCGGTGCCGCCAAGGAAAAACACATCAAGTACAAGGAGAAAGACCTGATGCGAAAGTCGATCGTCTACGACAAGAACACACCGGACGTGTTCTACTGCCCGATGAACAAGCCCACCGGGATGGACAAGATGATTGTGAG ATCACGCCCACTTCACAAACTGTGTGAGTTTGAGGGAAAACCTCTGCCCCCGGACTACAAATCTGACTGCTACAAGGATCTGGATGAGAGCGACTACGCGTGCAAAGAAAAATACAGAATCATG ATGCGCATGCACCCACCGGGCAGTGATGCTCCCTTCAATGGATCCCGGCTGAGCCGATTCATGGACATGGATGACGACATGAAGCGGATAAAGAACAAGAAGCACCACTAG